The following nucleotide sequence is from Corynebacterium hindlerae.
ACGCCAAACGCATCCCGCTGGTGAACAACGAAGTACCGCTGAGTGATAAAGACGGCCGCTTTGCCCTCCTTGTCAACAGCTTGTACCACACCGACGGCAAAGTAGTGGTGAAAAAAGTTGATCCCGATGGAAAACCACTGGAAGGGGCAAAGTTTGCCATCTACCAGGCCGGAACAGGCGATAAACCCGAAGGAGAACCACTTTTCGCTGACCTGGGATTTGAAGGAAACGATCCAACAAAATTCCAGGTAGAGCTAAAACCGGGAAGCTACTACCTGGTTGAAACCCGCTCCGGAACCGGATCACAGCTACTGGCGCAGCCATGGCGGTTCAACGTCGAGGCCACCAACAAAGACAATGTGTTGGAGGACCTAAAGTTCACGCTATCGGCACACTCGGAAAACTCTGGGCTGGTTGAACTTAAGCAACCGGAGAACGAAAACGACCCTTGGGTGATTCAAGTAGCTAACGTGCAGGCCGGATCACTACCAAAAACCGGTGGAGAATGGCTGCCACGAGCCTATGGCTTCGCCGCAATCCTGCTGCTTATGGCAACGGGGCTATTCATTAGCTCGCGACGCCGCAGCTAAAAACCGATATTCGGGTTAGCAGTTCACTCACGAGCTGCTAACCCGTTTCTGTAGTGCGGATAGCTTTTGTTGCTGAAAACTAATCCCTACGCCTATCCCGTTTCCTGGCCAGGGAATATGGTCAACAACGTGATAGGGATTTGATCCTGAGGAACAAATCCCTATCACTATTTCCGCAACAGTCCTGTAGTTTTCCGGCTCTTCAGGATTTAGAGTGCGTTGATCTTGGTGTGCAGCTGTCCGGAGTGGATCAAGGATCGCAAGATGTAGTGCCCGAGGTTCTTGAACCCCAGAGCGATGCCGCCCAGATGCTCCAGGCGCCCGTTGATCGCCTCGACGGGCCCGTTGGACGCGCCGATATCGAAATACGCCAGCACGTCCTTCTGGCGCCGGTACAGCGTGTTTCCCAGCTGCTTAATCTCCTCTAACCCCTTCGGCATCGTCGATGAACGCAGCGTGCTGATCACCTTCCGCATCAGCTTCTTGCCCTCGGCTTTCTTCGGGTGCTGATAGGCGGCGATGATCTGCTGATACACCGACCACGTCACCTCCAAAGCCACGTAGTCTTCGTCGGTGGCCCACAGTTGCTCGAGTCGCCGATGCTGTCGATCAGTGAGGAAGTCAATCCTGGTCAACAGGGTTTTCCGGTTCTTATACAACGGATCGTTTTTCTTGCCCCGCCGCCCGGTGGTCATCCGCTGCAGGCGCTGCCGGCACACGGTCAACTTGTCGGCGGCCAGGTGCACCACGTGAAAGGGATCCATCACCGCCTGCGCCCGCGGCAGGGCCTGTTTGGTGGCGGTGGCGTAGCCGGCAAACCCATCCATCGTGACAACCTCGACCCGGTCGCGAAAGCCCTGCCCACGCTGGCTGAGCCAATCGCTCAGTACCGCGGCGCTACGACCCGGGACCATGTCCAGCAACCGGGCCGGTCCGGCGCCGTCGATGACGGGGGTGATGTCGACGAGCACGGTGACGAACGAGTCCGGCTCACCGGCCCGGTGGGTGTGCTTCCACACGTGCTCGTCCACGCCCAGCACGCGTACCCCGGCAAGGTGGCCGGGGTCGTCGTAGACCAGGTGCCGACAGGCATCCAGGGCGAGGTCGTTGACCAGGTCCCAGCCCAAGCCCAGGGCTTTGGCGGTGGCGGAGATACTCATTTTGTCGATCGCCAACCGTTGCAGAATCCAGCGGGTCACCCGGCGAGTGACGGTGCGCCCGCGTTCGGCGCAGGCCAGTTCGCCCTGGTAGATCCGCTGGGCACAGGACTGATTCAGGCACAGGAACCGCGGCACGCGTACCTGCAGTCTGGTGGGGAAGCCGACGACGGGAAGATCGGTCAGCCGGCGCACGACGTGATCACGCAGCCGCCCTGTGTGTCCGCAGCCCGGGCACTTGTCGCAGGAGTCGATGGGACGAGCACTGATGACCGTGAACTCGCCGGCATCCGCGGCATCGGTGATCGTTAATCCCAGTTCCGCGGTGCGGCAAATGGTGTCGGCGACGAGGTTGAACGTAGGCTGCATTGTAGGGTCCTGGTTCGGTCAGATGGTTGTGTGGTAACTCTCATCTTGTACCGGCCAGGGCCCCTATATGTTGTGCCACCCCGACATATCACTTCCCGCTAATTACGCACTCCAGATCCGGATGAGCCAGTTTTCCGTGTGGGCAGTTGTTGGTGGGAATGGTCGTCGTGAAGCAAGTGCGTTAACCTGCGGAAACAAAAAAGTTGAGCGGAGTGGGAACAACTTTGTTATGTGGTGCGTTGTGACTAGTGAACAGGTTGAGTGACACCGACTCAAGGTATCTGGTAGGGTGACTCCAGAAGTTGAGTACAGTGCAGTCAACATTGCACAACTTTCAATAAACACAGGAGGAATTAAACATGGGACGCGCAGTAGGTATTGACCTCGGAACCACCAACTCGGTTGTATCCGTGCTGGAAGGTGGCGAACCAGTAGTTATCGCTAACGCAGAAGGTGCTCGCACCACCCCGTCCGTCGTTGCTTTTGCAAAGAACGGTGAGGTGCTCGTCGGCCAGTCTGCAAAGAACCAGGCGGTCACCAACGTTGACCGCACCATCCGCTCCGTCAAGCGTCACATCGGCACTGACTGGACCGTCAGCATCGACGATAAGAAGTACACCCCACAGGAGATCTCCGCTCGCACGCTGATGAAGCTCAAGCGCGACGCGGAAGCATACCTGGGTGAAGAGGTCACCGACGCTGTCATTACCGTTCCGGCATACTTCGAGGACTCCCAGCGTCAGGCCACTAAGGAAGCTGGCCAGATCGCGGGCCTGAACGTGCTACGCATCGTGAACGAGCCAACCGCAGCTGCACTGGCATACGGCCTGGAAAAGGGCGACAAGGAACAGACCATCCTCGTCTTCGACCTCGGTGGCGGCACCTTCGACGTCTCCCTGCTGGAGATCGGCGACGGCGTCGTCGAGGTGCGTGCTACCTCCGGCGACAACGAGCTTGGTGGCGACGACTGGGACCAACGCATTGTTGACTGGCTCGTCGAGAAGTTCAAGTCCGCCAACGGTATCGACCTGACCAAGGACAAGATGGCCCTGCAGCGTCTGCGTGAGGCTGCCGAGAAGGCAAAGATCGAGCTGTCTGCTTCCCAGTCCGCAAACATCAACCTGCCTTACATCACCGTTGATGCGGAAAAGAACCCACTGTTCCTGGACGAGACCCTGTCTCGTACCGAGTT
It contains:
- a CDS encoding ISL3 family transposase → MQPTFNLVADTICRTAELGLTITDAADAGEFTVISARPIDSCDKCPGCGHTGRLRDHVVRRLTDLPVVGFPTRLQVRVPRFLCLNQSCAQRIYQGELACAERGRTVTRRVTRWILQRLAIDKMSISATAKALGLGWDLVNDLALDACRHLVYDDPGHLAGVRVLGVDEHVWKHTHRAGEPDSFVTVLVDITPVIDGAGPARLLDMVPGRSAAVLSDWLSQRGQGFRDRVEVVTMDGFAGYATATKQALPRAQAVMDPFHVVHLAADKLTVCRQRLQRMTTGRRGKKNDPLYKNRKTLLTRIDFLTDRQHRRLEQLWATDEDYVALEVTWSVYQQIIAAYQHPKKAEGKKLMRKVISTLRSSTMPKGLEEIKQLGNTLYRRQKDVLAYFDIGASNGPVEAINGRLEHLGGIALGFKNLGHYILRSLIHSGQLHTKINAL